In Sporocytophaga myxococcoides, the DNA window ATTATAGATTCATACTTTTCAAAAGAAGAGCTTCGCTTATTTTAGATGGATAAAGCCCCCATATAATCGAATAAGGTATTCCCTCGCTCATTATTTGTTAATCAATGATATATATAAATATTATAAATACTTAACAGAGTCTTAACAAAATCGGATAAAACCTGTTGGTAACAATCTGAAAATAATTGTAGGATTTTACTCTCAGTAAGTCGGTTGTTTTTCAATTGTTTAATTAGGAGATGAAAAATGGTTGGGAATTTTGTAGTAAATTTTTTTACTCTACTGGTTACTTTTCGCGTGCTTATGGGTATCTACAAAAGATTAAAGAGGACTTAATTTAGATATAATGTAAGGAAATGGATGTATGTTAATCAACAGCATTTCCTTAGAGTAAAATTAAGGTAACCCTATTGAGAGTTGTTCTTTGCTGCTTGTAAAATCCTCAATCCCTAATTGACTTGAAAGTCAATGAAATAATTAGTAGTAGGATAATTACTATAAAGAAATAAATAATTGAAGTAAAAAAATTGTACAATTCAATTGTATGATTTTACTAAATGAAGAAATTAAGAAATGTGTATTGAAAACAATATATAGTTTTAACAGTATGGTCAAATTTGTAAGGTTTTTTATTGTTTTGTCAATTTTATTTTCTTCAGGACTAAAGGCTCAGGACTTATTGGTTTCTGGAGGAAATACAGTGTCAACCATTATTTGTGCTAATGGCTTTGTGTTTACCTGGGGGAATAATGCTGGTGGATCCAACAATGCTCCAATTTTAGGAATCTTAGGTGTAGGATCAACCAATACAATAGAATCCTTTCCTAAAAAGGTAATATTCCCAACCAATGATCCTTATTTTACATCCATTAACTCAGGTATAACTGTAAAGGCAGTTGATGCCGGATCAGGTGCTCACTTTATTGCAGTGGATTGTTATGGTGGTGCCTGGTCATGGGGGAACAATGGAGGAGCTATGGGAATAACAGGAACGGGAAGCACTGCTGCCGGGACTACAGCTCCAGCCCGTGTACTCAGAGGGCAAGCACCTGCATCTTCTAATCCTCTATTGGCAAATTATCTGGTTGATGTGAAATATGTTTCGGGGGGAAATGACAATAGTTACGTGATCTTAAATAATGGTACTGCACTTGGCTGGGGTAGAAATGACAAAGGCCAATTGGCTAATGGAAATTTTACAAATAGTGCGACACCGGTTTATGTCAGAACACCAAATGGTAATCCTTTAACCAATGTAATACAGATAGAAGCAGGTGATGAAACTGCTTATGCTCTTGTTGATCCTGATGGAGATGGTTTGGGTACAGTGTATTCTTGGGGTGCTGGCACAGGTACATATGGAGGTTCCGGAATGTTGGGAAGGAATGCTTTAGGAACAGCTAATAATGGAACCGAAGGTGCAAACGATAACTATGCTCGTCCTGTTCTGAAAAGAGATGGTACCCCTTTAGACGGAATCGTTTCAATTTCTGCAGCTGACGTTATGTGTCTTGCTCTTGATGCTACTGGCTACGTATGGGCATGGGGAAATGATGGATGGGGCTCTATGACTGGACAAGGGGCTACAGTGGGTAACTTCTCTGATCCAAGAAGAGTTGTCGCGGGAGAATGGGGTACAACGGCAGGAGCAGGACTTGGTGAGACTTTTCTTAAAGCAAAAGCTATTTCCGGAGGTCAGGGATATGGCATGGCTGTTACTATTGATGGAAAACCTGTAGCATGGGGGAATAATGGAGCCTGTACAGCAAATTCTGGTGGACATCTGGGAAATGGAGCTACTTCTACCGGCCAGTCTGCGTTTCCAGTGTTTATAAGGAGAAATGCCACTACGGTTGACAACAATGTAGTAAGTATTTCAGATGGAGATACCTGGGGGTTTTATACAACCAGTGATAACAAGATATATACATGGGGAAATAACATGTTTGGACAGTTAGGTTTAAATAATACTAACTGTCAAAGTTATGCAACACAATTTACACTTCCTCCATGCGACTTCCCGGCGCCTAAACCCAAAGCCACTATCACTCCAAGAGATTTTTCCGTATGTCTTTCCAAATGGTCAGGAACTACTTTAAATTCCGGGTTCGTCATTAGTGCTTCACTTGCATCGAGTTATAAAATTACCTGGTACCGAAACGGAACGCAGGTTGCTACAGGAAACGGATCTGCTGTAACTTATAATGCTACTTTGGATGGTACATATCGGGTAAAAGTTGAATATGTAGGATCTGATGCACCTTGTACTCCTTACGAGCCTGCTATTGATGAAATCACGATATCTAAATATCCATTAGATTTTAGTGTGCCAAATGGTTTGACATTCTGTGGAAGCACTGTGTATCTAAAAACTAAAACCGGTAATGGTTTATATGATTGGTATACAGCAGCAACAGGTGGTACTAAATTGGGAACGAGTTATCGCCAGGATAGCGTTGGTGTTCCTAAATCTGCAATTACTGAAAAAGTCGGTACAGATTATTTTGCCTATGTAGAGCAAAAGGGGTATGCAAGTGGGAATACTGGGGAAATTAAACCTTCTACCTGTACATCTGGAAATCAAAGCACAATGAATCCTACAAGTTCTAACACCATGATCAGAGTTTTTTCTGAATCTGTTACAATTGACACAGTAACAATTTATCAGAATTCAGAATACCAAGGATCTGCCAAGAATTATACATGGCAAGTCTGTGTTTATGGAACGAAATTAGTTAACGGAAAACCAATTGCTGATAAAACAAATGTAATTGCTTGCGGAACTGCAGTAACCCGTCCTGGAGTTGATCAGCCTGGAATAGGTCAACTTAAGCTGCCTGTGGGAATAACTCTTCCAGGTTCTAAAACAGGAACAGATTATTGGTTGGGATTTAGTGCAACAACTACTGGAACTGGTATTTATTTCAAATGCAACCCTAACTGGCCAGTATTAGACGATGTTCCTAACGAGGAGTTTCTGAATATGATTAATGTTGACAATTATGGTAACCCTGCAAACTCTCCTGAATGGGGATTATTTGCCAACATCAAATTCCATTCTGAACAAAGATATTGCGACAGGCTACAGGTAAAACTTACTGAAAACTGCCCATGCTCTCAACCTAAAACTGTTGTTGTCAACAAGACCTTTGATAACGATACTACAATGTGTGCTGGTAGCAACCTGGTTATCACTGGGGAATATATTCTAGATGCTGCCAAACCCGTTCAAAATAAGCACAGATATTCCTGGTACAAGAAAGAGGGATCTCTAATTAAAGTTATAACGGCTCCTACTGTTGTGACAACATCTCCGGTTACATTAACATTGAACAATGTTACAGCTGCAGATGAAGGTACCTATTTCTTCAAAGTAGAGGATAGCGATGGAGTTACAAGCATTAGTTCTTGTTTTCTACAGGATTCATTAAAGCTTACTGTAAACGTTCCAAATACACCAGTAACTCCAACTACAAGTCAAATCATCTGTAGCGGTACAAAACCAGTTGCATTTGTAACTCCGGTAGCTGCTGGAGGAGTACCTGGTGCCGGTAAATATCAGTGGTTTGTAAACGGTAAGAAGATTGCAGGGGCGACAGGAAACGGACAAAATTATACATTTGCTTCTCCAGCTGATACAGTATTTAATAATACTTCTGCTGCAAATCTGGTATATACTTATATAAGAAGAGATAGTTCCGGGGTTTGTCCTGCTGTAAACAGCAACCCGGTAACTATTACTGTTATGCCAGAATTAAATCCTGGTACTATTAGTGCAGATCAGGTCATTTGTAAAGGCACTGCACCTGCTGCATTAACTCAGACACCTGCTACCGGAGGCTCAGCTACATACGCATATCAGTGGCAGTCATCAACAACGCCAACCGGTCCATTTACAGATGTGTCAGGTGCAACAAATGCACTTTTTGTACCTCCGGTACTAAATGACTCAATTTATTATACAAGAAAAGTCACAACTACGGCTGGTACTGCCATTTGTACAGCTTATTCTGATACGATAAAAATAGCAATGGTGCCTGATCTTAAAAAGCCAGACATTTCAGCTAATCAGACTATTTGTTATAATACAACTCCGGTTGATCTAAATATCTCTAATCCTCCTAAAGGTGGATTAAAGTCCGGAGATTCTTACTCATATAGATGGGAGTCCAAAACAGATGTTGCAGGCAGTACATGGACCGGACCAATTTCTAATACTCCGGGATATTCATTCACAGGAGTCCTGACTGATACGATGCAGTACAGACTTATAGTAACTGGTAGCTGCGGAACAGTGTCAGTAACTTCAGATCCAGTAACTATAATCGTGCTTCCTGAACTAAAAGGTGGAACCATAGCCGGAGGAGGTACAGTATGTAGCGGAGAAGATCCTGCTGATATTACTAATCTGACTTCTCCAACCGGTGCAAATGGGGCTGGAGATTATAAGTATAGCTGGTCAGTTAACTTAAATGGCACTGGTTTTTCTACACCTGTTGCAGGAGCAGCAAATAGTCCTGTGCCTCCGATTACAAATACAGGAGCTACCGCAATAACTTATTCTGTTAAACGAATTGTAACTTCGGATAAATGCCCTACGCCTACAGCAGAAAGTAATGTGGTTACTTATACTGTAAATCCATCGGTTAAGCCGGGAACTATTGGTGATGATCAGACATTGTGTAGCGGCAACACAATTGATGAATTAATTGAGAAAACGGCTCCAACTGGTGGAGATGGTACGACTTACACCTATCAATGGCAATATTCTCCAACAGGTACGGCCGGATCATTTGTAAATGTATCCGGAGCAGCAACAGGTAGCAGCTTTACACCAGATCCCCAGGCTTCAACCATTTACTTTGCACGTCTGGATAATTCTCCTGGATGTCAGGCTGTACTGACAAACTCAGTTAAAATAACTATTCTTCCAGGAATACTTGCAGGAGAAATAGATTCTGATCAGGATATTTGCAGTGGATCGACACCTGCTTTAATATCTACTGATCCAGCTAATCCTCCATCGAATGTTTCTGCTTCAGCTGTATATACATGGGAAATTTCAAATACTGGTCTTGCTGGTTCATGGGCATCTGCTCCTTCTCAATCAAATGGGTTGACTTACCAATATCCGGGAACTCTGACAGCAGGAACATTATATGTTAGAAAATCAGTATATGACCCGAATGGACCTGCGCTATGTAATACAGCTCAAACAGCTGCAGTTAAGATTACAATAAGGGATATCTTAAAAGCTGGTCAGATTGGATCTAATCAAACCATATGTGAGAATGGTGACCCTGTTGCCTTTACTGAAACTGTAGCTGTAACAGGAGGAAAAGATGATGCTGCATACAAGTATTCCTGGCAGTATTCAACTAATGGAATTAGCTGGACTACTATTAATAATTCAGATAATCCTGTTTATGATCCTGGTGCTTTGAATATCACAACCAGATACAGAAGAGTCGTTAACGATGCTATAGGTTGCGGTCCAGTGAATAGCAATGAAGTGATTGTCACTGTAAATCCAAACCTTACCCCATATGTAAAAATCAGTGACCCACTGGAATCTTGTCAGGGAGAATTGGTTAAGTTTGATTTGATTGATAGTACTAACCTTGGTCTGAATCCGACTTATGAGTGGTCAGTAGGTGGTTCAGTGCAAGGTACTAATAGTCCATCTTTCTCGACTACTTCATTAGCGAATGGAGAAATGGTTTATCTGAGAGTCAAATCATCTGAAAAATGTATTAAACCAGGAACTGATCCAGCCATTTCAAATGCAGTAACTGTTAAAATTTTAAGTAACATTACTCCAAAGATTGTTTTAGCTGACCCTGGTAAAATCTGTGCAGGAACAAGCTATACAGTAATACCTGAAACAGCAAGTGGTGGTGGTGCTAATCCAACTTATCAATGGTTTAAAAATGGTCAACCTGTGGGAGGCGGATTGCTATCCTATAGTGGAGTATTTAATGATGGTGATCAAATCAGTGTTATCATGACTTCAGTTCTTGGATGTGTGGAGCCGGGAACAAATCCTGCGACATCTAACACCATTACAATGCAAGTACTTCCTATTCCTCAACCAAATATTGCCGAGTCTGATGCAACATTCTGTTCAGGTGAGGATACAACCTATACAGCTATTGTAGGTGCCGGAACAACATTAATGTGGTACAAAGATGGTTTCCCAATAAATATCACTACTCCAACATTAACAGTAAATCAGTCAGGTTTGTACTACTTTAAAGAGGATAATGGTGTTTGTCCAAGGTTCTCGGATACTGTAATGGTAAATGTTATTCCTACTCCAGTCGCGAATGCAGGAAATGATATTTATACACTTGAAGGAACCGTGGTAACGCTTAATGGAAGCGGGGGAGCGCTTTATACCTGGACGCCTCCAACAGGACTTAGCGCAATTAATATTGCTAATCCTACACTTACAGCTGCAGATAATATAACGTATATTCTAACTGTTGCAGATGCAACAAATACTTGCCGTTCTTTTGATGAAGTAAGTATATTTGTGGAGAGACCTGTAAGAATTCCGAATGCTTTCACTCCGAACAAAGACGGTAATAACGATACCTGGGAAATTGAAAATATTAACGGATTCCCAAATGTAACATTTGAAGTGTATAACCGTTGGGGAACACTCGTATGGAAGTCAACAGGAAACCTTAAACAATGGGATGGAACAAACTTCCGAAATGGGGAATTACTTCCTGATGGAACATACTTCTATGTGATAGATTTACATAGTGTGATCTTTAAAGATCCGTATTCGGGATATGTTCAGATTTTAAAATAAGTTGAAGGCTTAAAGCGGAAAGCATAAAGCATAAAGCATAAAGCTTAAAGTATAAAGTTGAAAGTATAAAAGTTATGAACCCAAAATGATAAAGAATATCAATCTAAATCCTTCTCTCAAAGGAGAAGGATTTAGATTGATATTCTTTAAAGGATCAAGTGTCCTGTTTCTAATAGGGTTGAGGACTAACAAAAGATTTAAGTAAGAGTTAAATAGCAACTATGAAAAAATATTACTTATCGGCCTTACTGGTATTGGTTTGTTCGGTATTTGCTTTGGGGCAACAGAAACCGCAATACACGTTGTATATGGTTAATCCGTTTATGCTGAATCCTGCTGTATCCGGTACTGAAGATTATACAGATATCAGATTAGGTTTCAGGAAACAATGGGTCAACTTTGAAGGTGCTCCTCGTACAATGTACCTGAGCGCACACACGGCTCTTGGAAAATCCAGGGTAACCAATAACAGGTCAAAGAATAAGAAAAATGGTTTCCATGGTGTCGGAGCTATAATATCTAATGATGTTATAGGCCCAACAAAAAACACTACCATAGATCTAGCTTATTCTTACCATTTACAGTTTGCTAAAAATCTATATGCATCTTTAGGTATAATGGGTGGGCTTCAGCAATACTCTTTAAATGCCAATATGCTGCATACTGCTAACCCAGACGATGCTCTGCTGGTAAGTTCAACGAATACTTCCCTAGCAGATATAAATACCGGATTCTGGATATATTCTGATAAATTTTTTGTCGGCGGATCAATGGTTCAGGTTATGCCTCAAAAACTTTATAATGCAAGGGAGGGTGCTATTTCTTCGGGTAAGCTGTCTCAGCATTATTTTATTACTGCAGGTTATAGATTCCCAATTGGGTATGACTTTGCTCTTATTCCATCTTTCTGTGTAAAAGCAGTTGCTCCGGCACCTATCTCTTATGATATCAATGCAAAACTTCGATATAAAGACTTCTTATGGGCTGGTGTATCCTACCGTAATACGGATGCAATCGCTTTTCTTGCTGGTGTTATCATAAACAATACATGGGATATAAGTTATGGATATGATTATACCACAAGTGATATAAGACTTTACAGTGCCGGTTCTCATGAAATTGTTGTCGGATATAGACTAAAACCAAAGAACAGAATTATTTGTCCATCTCACTTCTGGTAGGAAGTGGGATGGATATTTGTCTAAATTGCGATCCATGTGCCTCGTCCTTAAATAGGTTTACAGTTTTTAGTTTAAATACTGAATAGAGATTACAAATATAAAATAATCCTAGGATAAGTTTACGTTTATAGTTTGGAATCAGAAGCGGAAACGAGCTCTGCTGAGGAGCAACTCGCTAGGGATATGATTCCGGGTGACGAAGTCATATTAATAGCCTGTCTGTATTTTCAGTCAGGCTTTTTTGTGACTTTGGATTCCTTAATGCCTTTAAAAACCTATTTGGTGGACATAATACCTCCTTTCTCTTTACGATCATATGTATTTCATCTTCGCTTAAATTCTCCCTTCATAGTATGAGCCTGTTCTGGTGTTAACATCTCAATATTATAATGTAATCTTATATTATTATATATCGATATCGCTTTCGATATAAAATTTTGAGCTGTTTTAAAATCAGAGAAATATTCCTCTAATAGTTCATCTTTAAGAATACCATTAACCCTTTCAGCTATTGCACTTTCAATGGATCTGCCTGGCCCAAGCTAGACCTTCATGAGTCATTTAAATTGACTTATTGGCATAAAGATTCACCAACCGGCAAGCATACACAAACCTTATTAACACCTGAAGCCTTAGTTAATGGAATAAAAATAATGAGTTCTATAATTATACCATTGAGTTTATCTGTAAAGGAGGCAAGACAGTAACAACCCCACAAGGCGGCTTCAGACTGGAAGGAGGAAAATCGGAGATTCCTCTTGATCCACCTACTGCCGACTGTTTTCCACCTGCTGTGCACAGCGCAGAACCTAAAAATGAAACGACAGCCCGAATAGACTGGAAAAGTATTTCCGGAGCAGAAGAATATGTTGTTGTATATTCACCTAAAGACGGAGGTGGCCAGGAGAAAATATTTACCACCACTGCCGCCAATGCAAAGCTTACCGGCCTTACTCCTGGTGCGATCTATCAATATAAGATCCGATGTAAATGTAGCGGTAAGTTCAGCATAGACTCAGAACTGGGAGAGTTTGATTTGTCAAAATCAGAGAAGGGTAATAAAGATTGTGATTCCATAAGCAATCTGAAAATAAAACAGATTACAGAGACAGAGATCCAGCTCAGCTGGCCCTACCCACAGCCGGTTAAGCCAGGTTCTAAGACTCAGACTTCTTATAAGATCAGGTACAAGGAAAACGGTCAGGTCTGGAGCCAATCCTATCCAATAGATCTGGTAGTTACTTCAGAGCTTCAGGCGGATTATACGGCTCAGGGCGAAGTAAAGAAAACAATCGATAAGCTTTCTTCCGGAGTTCGTTATGACATAGAAGTAAAAGCCTATTGTGGAACAGAAGATGCCATTGCCAATGAGCCGTTTAGCGGAACAACAAAAGAGGTGAAGGAAGCTGACTGTTCTCAAGGAGGCAGTTGTGATCGTACCTCTAAGAGGCCATTAGAGGGTTTAAAAGTTGGTGATACCATTGGTGTCTCAGATTACAAGATGAAGATTATTACCCTTTCCCCGGACACGAGAGGAGCCTACCTCTGGAAAGGTACAGGAGTGGCAGCAACCCCATTAATAGGAAAAACTGATAATGTGCGGTTTAATATTGATTTTGATTCCCTGTATGTCAATGATAAAGTTTGTGTGACAGCCGGAAATCTGAAGGCAGGAATAGGAGCTCAGCTCTTTGATAATGAAACTACAGCAAAGATACGAGGGTTGGTCGATGATTTCGGTACAGCATTGAATGATGCTCAAAAGGCTTCAAAGGATGCAGCTAAACTTATTGATGATGCCCAGAAAGCAGGAGAAGATGCCTTAAACTATTTCCAGGGTGGAGATGATGTAGGTTTCGTTAAAACAGGAGGTCTTGGCGGTATCAGTACAGAAGCTGAGAATTTCAATGACCTGGAAGTAGAAGGGAACTCCATTAAGGTAGGAGGAAAGAGCTATCCTGTAGAACGATTCCCTACGCTAGTAAAGGATAGTAATGGTAATGTAATTTCAGTAAGCAGTAATGGGACCAAAACAGAAGTAGGACATTACGATGAAAGTCTCAAAGGTCTTCAGGATGCCCCTACCTCTTCAAAAGCAAAAGTAATCTTCAAGGCAAATAGCAATGCCACCTATTCGTTTGATGCCTGGCAGGATGGATATGGTAAGTCTGTAGCTATGGCACCTCACTACCTGAATATTGATGGTAAATATTATTCAGCCAAAGCGATTACACCCGGAGCAGTTGATAAAGTGGATTTTGACTTTTCAGGAGGAGATAAGAGCAAGCTGGTGTTTGTAAACAGAGAAGGCTTTGTATTTAAGACCTTGTCAAACTCCACACTACAATTAGCCGGAGGTCCAGCCAAAGACGGTCAGGAGATATTGGCTATTTATGACAATGGATCAAAGAAAGAAATAGCCGGAGCATTGTTATTGGCTTCCTATCATATAGTGGAGAAGAAGGTGAAGCTAGTAACCCTGGCTATGGGTAATAACTTCAATAAAGATATCAATGCTATTCAGGCGCAGCTGAATAAAGCTTATAACCCAATAGGTATCAATTACACAGTAGAGGTGGATAATAGCTTTGATAGCAACAGAGACTGGTGTGATAAAGGTAACTGTGACTTTAATACGGGAGGATCAGGTTTATTAAACAATGACTATACAGGAGTAGAAGCAAGAGTAATAGATGCCTACATCAATTTCAAAGGTGAAGATAAATTAGAAGCGACAACAGCCTACATGTTTGTGATTGGCATGAGCAAAGCCGAGCAGGGGGATGAGGCATTGCAAGGTAAGATGAATTTCTCCAAGCAGTTTGGTTTTCTTTATTCTGCCGCAAGCCAGAATCCTAAAACCCTGGGCCGCACCCTTGCACACGAGTTAGGCCATGGTAACTATAAGTTATATCACATCTTTGATCCAATGTATCTGGGAGATGCCGCAAGAAACTCAGACAACCTTATGAGCTATAATACCAATGTAAATGCACTGGCTCTGAATAAGCTTCAGTGGGATGTTGCACACGATCCAGGAGTGACGTGGGGGGTGTTTAAGAGGGATAATGATCAGAAGTTTTCCTTGCCTTGTTTGGGGATAATGGATGATTGTGACGATGTTATAAAAATATTAGAAGCAATTAGAGCAGCTAGAATAGCTCATCAACCTTTTAAAATCCCAAATAATGCGGGGACATCTGTGTCTTCAAAAGCAGGTACCTCATTGGAAATAAATGGAACTTCATTTGATAAAATTATAGTGAAAGTAGAATCTAAACTTGATGTTAATGTAAGTGTATCATCATTTCAAAATATAACTATCGAATACTTAAATGCATTGGGTAAAATAGAAAATGAGTATGGCATTGCTTTTAGAGATGAAAATGGCTCAACAGTTATAAAAATTTTGATTGAGGACAAGAGTTCAGATATATCTGGAAAAAGGGAGAGGTTAAGAAAATATTTATGTGAAGATAATAATCTAGTAGCCGTTTTGATGGATATTAGAAATACTAGTATTAATAAGTTAGGAAGCACAAATATGTTACCACTTAAAGATATTAGTATGGTTGAAAGAAATGTTAAACTAGGGACAACAACATTTAATTATCTTAAAGGATATTTTTCAAGCGAGAAAAATCAGGAAACATATCTTTTAGTAAATCCAGTTAGTTACTATGAAAAATCTTATGGTTTCGAGATTATTTTAAATAAAACAGATAGATTTATTCTTGAGCTGTCTTCTGAAGCTTCTCCAGAAAATTTTTCTAAAGAGAAACAATATTTAAAAGATTGGTTATTCAACCCGAAAATAGTTCCTGAGGCATCTTACCCTAAATATCCAATTACTAAAGAACAGTTAAAAGAAATTTTTAAGGATGAGAAAACTGATGATGAAAGATTAGAAGAAGTAGTGGTGGCTATAAACAAGTATAGTAATAAATTTAATT includes these proteins:
- a CDS encoding T9SS C-terminal target domain-containing protein; protein product: MVKFVRFFIVLSILFSSGLKAQDLLVSGGNTVSTIICANGFVFTWGNNAGGSNNAPILGILGVGSTNTIESFPKKVIFPTNDPYFTSINSGITVKAVDAGSGAHFIAVDCYGGAWSWGNNGGAMGITGTGSTAAGTTAPARVLRGQAPASSNPLLANYLVDVKYVSGGNDNSYVILNNGTALGWGRNDKGQLANGNFTNSATPVYVRTPNGNPLTNVIQIEAGDETAYALVDPDGDGLGTVYSWGAGTGTYGGSGMLGRNALGTANNGTEGANDNYARPVLKRDGTPLDGIVSISAADVMCLALDATGYVWAWGNDGWGSMTGQGATVGNFSDPRRVVAGEWGTTAGAGLGETFLKAKAISGGQGYGMAVTIDGKPVAWGNNGACTANSGGHLGNGATSTGQSAFPVFIRRNATTVDNNVVSISDGDTWGFYTTSDNKIYTWGNNMFGQLGLNNTNCQSYATQFTLPPCDFPAPKPKATITPRDFSVCLSKWSGTTLNSGFVISASLASSYKITWYRNGTQVATGNGSAVTYNATLDGTYRVKVEYVGSDAPCTPYEPAIDEITISKYPLDFSVPNGLTFCGSTVYLKTKTGNGLYDWYTAATGGTKLGTSYRQDSVGVPKSAITEKVGTDYFAYVEQKGYASGNTGEIKPSTCTSGNQSTMNPTSSNTMIRVFSESVTIDTVTIYQNSEYQGSAKNYTWQVCVYGTKLVNGKPIADKTNVIACGTAVTRPGVDQPGIGQLKLPVGITLPGSKTGTDYWLGFSATTTGTGIYFKCNPNWPVLDDVPNEEFLNMINVDNYGNPANSPEWGLFANIKFHSEQRYCDRLQVKLTENCPCSQPKTVVVNKTFDNDTTMCAGSNLVITGEYILDAAKPVQNKHRYSWYKKEGSLIKVITAPTVVTTSPVTLTLNNVTAADEGTYFFKVEDSDGVTSISSCFLQDSLKLTVNVPNTPVTPTTSQIICSGTKPVAFVTPVAAGGVPGAGKYQWFVNGKKIAGATGNGQNYTFASPADTVFNNTSAANLVYTYIRRDSSGVCPAVNSNPVTITVMPELNPGTISADQVICKGTAPAALTQTPATGGSATYAYQWQSSTTPTGPFTDVSGATNALFVPPVLNDSIYYTRKVTTTAGTAICTAYSDTIKIAMVPDLKKPDISANQTICYNTTPVDLNISNPPKGGLKSGDSYSYRWESKTDVAGSTWTGPISNTPGYSFTGVLTDTMQYRLIVTGSCGTVSVTSDPVTIIVLPELKGGTIAGGGTVCSGEDPADITNLTSPTGANGAGDYKYSWSVNLNGTGFSTPVAGAANSPVPPITNTGATAITYSVKRIVTSDKCPTPTAESNVVTYTVNPSVKPGTIGDDQTLCSGNTIDELIEKTAPTGGDGTTYTYQWQYSPTGTAGSFVNVSGAATGSSFTPDPQASTIYFARLDNSPGCQAVLTNSVKITILPGILAGEIDSDQDICSGSTPALISTDPANPPSNVSASAVYTWEISNTGLAGSWASAPSQSNGLTYQYPGTLTAGTLYVRKSVYDPNGPALCNTAQTAAVKITIRDILKAGQIGSNQTICENGDPVAFTETVAVTGGKDDAAYKYSWQYSTNGISWTTINNSDNPVYDPGALNITTRYRRVVNDAIGCGPVNSNEVIVTVNPNLTPYVKISDPLESCQGELVKFDLIDSTNLGLNPTYEWSVGGSVQGTNSPSFSTTSLANGEMVYLRVKSSEKCIKPGTDPAISNAVTVKILSNITPKIVLADPGKICAGTSYTVIPETASGGGANPTYQWFKNGQPVGGGLLSYSGVFNDGDQISVIMTSVLGCVEPGTNPATSNTITMQVLPIPQPNIAESDATFCSGEDTTYTAIVGAGTTLMWYKDGFPINITTPTLTVNQSGLYYFKEDNGVCPRFSDTVMVNVIPTPVANAGNDIYTLEGTVVTLNGSGGALYTWTPPTGLSAINIANPTLTAADNITYILTVADATNTCRSFDEVSIFVERPVRIPNAFTPNKDGNNDTWEIENINGFPNVTFEVYNRWGTLVWKSTGNLKQWDGTNFRNGELLPDGTYFYVIDLHSVIFKDPYSGYVQILK
- a CDS encoding PorP/SprF family type IX secretion system membrane protein, encoding MKKYYLSALLVLVCSVFALGQQKPQYTLYMVNPFMLNPAVSGTEDYTDIRLGFRKQWVNFEGAPRTMYLSAHTALGKSRVTNNRSKNKKNGFHGVGAIISNDVIGPTKNTTIDLAYSYHLQFAKNLYASLGIMGGLQQYSLNANMLHTANPDDALLVSSTNTSLADINTGFWIYSDKFFVGGSMVQVMPQKLYNAREGAISSGKLSQHYFITAGYRFPIGYDFALIPSFCVKAVAPAPISYDINAKLRYKDFLWAGVSYRNTDAIAFLAGVIINNTWDISYGYDYTTSDIRLYSAGSHEIVVGYRLKPKNRIICPSHFW
- a CDS encoding integrase core domain-containing protein is translated as MESAIAERVNGILKDELLEEYFSDFKTAQNFISKAISIYNNIRLHYNIEMLTPEQAHTMKGEFKRR
- a CDS encoding fibronectin type III domain-containing protein, with amino-acid sequence MHSAEPKNETTARIDWKSISGAEEYVVVYSPKDGGGQEKIFTTTAANAKLTGLTPGAIYQYKIRCKCSGKFSIDSELGEFDLSKSEKGNKDCDSISNLKIKQITETEIQLSWPYPQPVKPGSKTQTSYKIRYKENGQVWSQSYPIDLVVTSELQADYTAQGEVKKTIDKLSSGVRYDIEVKAYCGTEDAIANEPFSGTTKEVKEADCSQGGSCDRTSKRPLEGLKVGDTIGVSDYKMKIITLSPDTRGAYLWKGTGVAATPLIGKTDNVRFNIDFDSLYVNDKVCVTAGNLKAGIGAQLFDNETTAKIRGLVDDFGTALNDAQKASKDAAKLIDDAQKAGEDALNYFQGGDDVGFVKTGGLGGISTEAENFNDLEVEGNSIKVGGKSYPVERFPTLVKDSNGNVISVSSNGTKTEVGHYDESLKGLQDAPTSSKAKVIFKANSNATYSFDAWQDGYGKSVAMAPHYLNIDGKYYSAKAITPGAVDKVDFDFSGGDKSKLVFVNREGFVFKTLSNSTLQLAGGPAKDGQEILAIYDNGSKKEIAGALLLASYHIVEKKVKLVTLAMGNNFNKDINAIQAQLNKAYNPIGINYTVEVDNSFDSNRDWCDKGNCDFNTGGSGLLNNDYTGVEARVIDAYINFKGEDKLEATTAYMFVIGMSKAEQGDEALQGKMNFSKQFGFLYSAASQNPKTLGRTLAHELGHGNYKLYHIFDPMYLGDAARNSDNLMSYNTNVNALALNKLQWDVAHDPGVTWGVFKRDNDQKFSLPCLGIMDDCDDVIKILEAIRAARIAHQPFKIPNNAGTSVSSKAGTSLEINGTSFDKIIVKVESKLDVNVSVSSFQNITIEYLNALGKIENEYGIAFRDENGSTVIKILIEDKSSDISGKRERLRKYLCEDNNLVAVLMDIRNTSINKLGSTNMLPLKDISMVERNVKLGTTTFNYLKGYFSSEKNQETYLLVNPVSYYEKSYGFEIILNKTDRFILELSSEASPENFSKEKQYLKDWLFNPKIVPEASYPKYPITKEQLKEIFKDEKTDDERLEEVVVAINKYSNKFNLDTKIEMCHFIGQIGAETGGLQKLDESVSYTPKRVVEVFGLKKYAHLFQGYNSDGTCTGVTYLQDGLTNGNGKAANISPVFPYSTKENIIAAYASPTVPEMKDGKINNVNSNYNSGIIRVKNDYHGSDAKLFNVTYACRLGNRGVNSEDGMKFKGKGFVHLTGRYNYKLISDTWNADPENALNKKSFHISSSDGGNLEELESNVDVAIKASLYYWELNNVNDWTGASISDEKIRQVSSLVNTGNTTTAWNDINGIATRKKFTDKANQIFP